Proteins found in one Toxotes jaculatrix isolate fToxJac2 chromosome 18, fToxJac2.pri, whole genome shotgun sequence genomic segment:
- the bri3 gene encoding brain protein I3, whose amino-acid sequence MVDSKPLLQDRPPAYNTVPGAYEYGPQQQSYGAIPPPAPPPYPYPDGQGYPSAQMGPAVSQQPYAGTYTIIQPSVVVVGGCPACRVGVLEDDFTCLGILCAIFFFPLGILFCFALRQRRCPNCGATFG is encoded by the exons ATGGTGGACAGCAAACCTCTTCTTCAGGACAGACCTCCCGCCTACAACACCGTCCCGGGGGCTTATGAGTACGGCCCGCAGCAGCAGAGCTATGGGGCTATCCCCCCTCCGGCCCCGCCGCCCTACCCGTACCCAGACGGCCAAG GATACCCATCAGCCCAGATGGGCCCTGCCGTATCCCAGCAGCCCTACGCTGGAACTTACACCATCATCCAGCCTTCTGTAGTGGTGGTGGGAGGCTGCCCTGCCTGcag agttGGTGTCCTGGAGGACGACTTCACTTGCCTGGGGATCCTGTGTgccatcttcttcttccccctGGGTATCCTCTTCTGCTTCGCACTGCGTCAGAGAAGGTGCCCCAACTGTGGCGCCACCTTCGGCTAG
- the tecpr1b gene encoding tectonin beta-propeller repeat-containing protein 1 yields the protein MPITLLWAVDVYGRVYSLSTAGQRWERADDMLLELKRVTAGKGRCWGIGCDHHVYLNMMPSETPIRYREETYENQRWNPVDGFTDILLPTDRWPWSDVTGMNPQPLHSFQLPSRSWEWEGDWYVDQTCGGEPSQTGGWEYAVDFPANFSPDKKWNSCVRRRRWIRYRRYIAQGTWAKIPLDDPRKPPLPLCDISCGGWEMSDQSGRYPYLWGVSQQGQVWFREGIHPRVPEGSSWEEVEVPKEVAQLSAGPGDLLWALLWDGNLLVRTSLSLDSPTGTSWVEVESPGKEIEALHVAVGVSVVWVVTKDYKVWFRRGVNSHNPCGSGWISIGGEMMMVDVGLNDQVWAVGEDRGLYFRMGVTPSEPSGNGWIPVSAQWGNRKEVIPPRDDCEFSGQLTEASQGSVLSCTDSDSELGPPEPQKSTTDTPVLEAAAPSVVPLGGADTLTPPPEAEDVPLASKQEAPKPFIPASDSFINSLLSDRDKTSTSQPSITEIPQEEVEELSPAPILSTPEAAGRDVPWMNVDLEGAEAARSAQAAASLLADGSAAATYTLGTLETSQGVGEGDGPVWAWISGGGCDVDASSQISWLSPTGPLTSSLSLTPVQSAAWSEQQQQEHREEISKKPLERSNSVWVRKGALRWWRDWKPQRWVDVGVALEQSTKSDGRKDSIFFVYYTQYDEKKYLHVFINEVTALVPVLRDCHYAFAVYTAQRTKQRWPLVLAAQTEKDMNDWICLLSDCCCECRGITGPPSRQALWSTTSKGDIMVHEPSFSLEAPVNTLSCDLMFWRQVPGHLRCVESNSLGLVWGIGLDGTAWVYSGRYGQQPTPGDAVQMHQQSDVRSVHVYENQRWNPMTGYTDKGLPTDRPMWSDESGLKECTKGNTHPPSPQWSWVSEWVVDYNVLGGTDKEGWQYAADFPVTFHGHKTMKDFVRRRRWTRKCKITLRGPWQQVPPIPLSDISLMPCLAQSRMEQVPVWALSDKGDVLCRLGVSPQNPAGSSWLHVGTDQPFKSISIGGANQVWAIAKDGAVFYRGSVSPQNPAGECWYHIPSPPRQTLRQLSVGRTSVFAVDENSNLWYRQGLTPSYPQGSAWELISNNVTKVSVGPLDQVWIIADGVPGFPAETPGAVCHRLGVGPMQPKGQSWDYGIGGGWEHISVRGNSAEAPRAPHPPPAGPPRSPLPPRPPTQVNGNAVGV from the exons ATGCCCATCACGCTGCTGTGGGCCGTGGATGTATACGGCAGGGTATACAGCCTCTCCACAGCTGGCCAGCGCTGGGAGCGTGCAGATGACATGCTGCTAGAGCTGAAGCGTGTCACTGCGGGGAAGGGGCGCTGTTGGGGCATCGGCTGTGATCACCATGTTTACCTCAACATGATGCCCAGTGAGACCCCCATCCGCTACCGGGAGGAGACCTATGAAAACCAG aggtggaACCCTGTGGATGGCTTCACTGATATACTGCTGCCCACCGACCGCTGGCCGTGGAGTGACGTGACTGGAATGAATCCTCAGCCGCTGCACAGCTTCCAGTTGCCGTCCCGCAGCTGGGAGTGGGAGGGAGACTGGTATGTGGATCAGACCTGTGGAGGAGAACCCAGCCAGACTGGG GGCTGGGAGTATGCGGTCGACTTCCCGGCCAACTTCTCCCCGGACAAGAAGTGGAATTCCTGTGTTCGGCGTAGGCGCTGGATCCGCTACAGAAGATACATTGCACAAGGCACCTGGGCGAAG ATCCCGTTGGACGATCCTAGGAAACCCCCTCTGCCGCTCTGTGACATTAGCTGTGGTGGTTGGGAGATGAGCGACCAGTCTGGAAGGTATCCTTACCTCTGGGGTGTGTCCCAGCAAGGACAG GTGTGGTTCAGGGAGGGCATCCACCCTCGGGTCCCAGAGGGCTCCAGCTGGGAGGAGGTAGAAGTGCCCAAGGAGGTGGCTCAGTTATCAGCTGGTCCCGGAGACCTGCTGTGGGCTTTACTCTGGGATGGGAACCTGCTGGTCCGTACCAGCCTCAGCCTGGACAGTCCGACTG GCACATCGTGGGTTGAGGTGGAATCACCAGGAAAGGAGATTGAAGCGCTTCATGTGGCTGTTGGAGTCAGTGTGGTCTGGGTGGTCACTAAAGACTATAAG GTGTGGTTCAGGCGTGGCGTGAACTCTCACAACCCCTGTGGCTCCGGCTGGATCAGCATCGGAGgggagatgatgatggtggaTGTAGGACTCAATGACCAG gTGTGGGCGGTGGGTGAAGACCGCGGCCTGTATTTCAGAATGGGTGTAACCCCGTCTGAACCAAGTGGGAACGGCTGGATTCCTGTTTCTGCCCAATGGGGCAATAGGAAAGAGGTTATTCCACCTAG AGATGACTGTGAGTTTAGTGGCCAGCTGACTGAGGCCTCACAAGGTTCAGTTCTGAGCTGCACTGACTCGGACTCCGAGTTAGGTCCTCCTGAACCACAAAAAAGCACTACTGACACCCCAGTCCTAGAGGCAGCAGCCCCCTCTGTGGTCCCTTTAGGAGGGGCCGACACTCTTACACCTCCCCCGGAGGCAGAGGACGTTCCCTTAGCCTCCAAACAAGAGGCCCCCAAACCCTTCATCCCCGCCAGTGACAGCTTCATCAACAGCCTGCTCTCGGACCGTGACAAAACGTCCACATCGCAACCGTCCATTACAGAGATACCTCAGGAGGAGGTTGAGGAGCTGTCCCCAGCCCCGATACTCTCGACCCCTGAGGCTGCAGGACGTGATGTCCCCTGGATGAACGTGGATCTTGAGGGGGCAGAAGCAGCTCGAAGTGCACAGGCAGCGGCGTCTTTACTGGCTGATGGCAGCGCTGCCGCCACCTACACACTGGGGACTCTGGAGACCTCTCAGGGTGTCGGAGAGGGGGACGGCCCAGTGTGGGCCTGGATCTCCGGTGGAGGCTGCGATGTGGATGCGAGTTCACAGATCAGCTGGCTTAGTCCCACAG gtcCTCTCACCAGCTCTCTGTCACTGACTCCAGTTCAGTCTGCAGCCTGgagcgagcagcagcagcaggaacacagagaggagatcaGCAAGAAACCTCTGGAGAGAAGCAAC TCGGTGTGGGTGCGTAAAGGTGCGTTGCGCTGGTGGAGAGACTGGAAGCCTCAGCGCTGGGTGGATGTGGGTGTTGCTCTGGAGCAGTCCACCAAGTCTGATGGCAGGAAGGACAGCATTTTCTTTGTCTATTACACACAGTATGATGAGAAAAAG TACCTTCATGTGTTTATAAATGAAGTGACGGCACTGGTTCCGGTGCTCAGGGACTGCCACTATGCCTTTGCTGTGTACACAGCCCAAAGGACCAAACAGAGGTGGCCTCTGGTCCTGGCAGCACAAACGGAAAAGGACATGAATGACTGG ATATGCCTGTTGTCTGACTGTTGCTGTGAGTGTCGAGGGATCACAGGTCCACCATCCAGACAGGCCCTGTGGTCCACCACCTCAAAGGGAGACATCATGGTCCATGAGCCGTCCTTCTCCCTGGAGGCTCCTGTGAACACACTGTCATGTGACCTCAT GTTCTGGCGGCAGGTCCCAGGACACCTGCGCTGTGTAGAGTCTAACAGCCTTGGGCTGGTGTGGGGCATCGGGTTGGACGGCACCGCCTGGGTCTACAGTGGGCGCTATGGGCAACAGCCCACCCCGG gagATGCTGTGCAGATGCACCAGCAGAGTGATGTCAGGAGTGTACATGTGTACGAGAATCAAAGATGGAACCCAATGACAGGATATACAGACAA AGGACTTCCTACAGACCGCCCTATGTGGAGCGATGAAAGCGGACTGAAAGAGTGCACCAAAGGCAACACACACCCGCCCTCCCCTCAGTGGTCCTGG GTGTCTGAGTGGGTTGTGGACTACAACGTCCTTGGAGGAACAGACAAAGAAGGCTGGCAGTACGCTGCAGACTTCCCTGT GACATTTCATGGCCACAAAACCATGAAAGACTTTGTTAGGCGCAGAAGATGGACCAG gaagtgtaaGATCACATTAAGAGGTCCATGGCAGCAGGTCCCACCCATCCCGCTGAGTGACATCTCTCTGATGCCATGTCTGGCCCAGAGCAGGATGGAGCAGGTCCCTGTCTGGGCCCTCAGTGACAAAGGAGATGTCCTGTGTCGACTGGGAGTCAGCCCCCAAAACCCAGCG GGCAGCTCCTGGCTACATGTAGGCACAGATCAGCCCTTTAAGTCCATCTCCATTGGTGGAGCCAACCAGGTGTGGGCCATCGCCAAGGATGGAGCTGTGTTCTACAGAGGATCGGTGTCCCCACAAAACCCTGCAG GGGAATGTTGGTACCACATCCCTTCTCCTCCAAGGCAGACCCTCAGGCAGCTGTCTGTGGGCCGGACTTCTGTCTTTGCTGTGGATGAAAACA GTAACCTGTGGTACAGACAGGGTCTCACCCCCAGCTATCCTCAGGGCTCTGCCTGGGAGCTCATCTCTAACAACGTCACCAAGGTTTCTGTGGGACCTCTGGACCAG GTGTGGATCATAGCAGACGGGGTTCCAGGCTTCCCTGCTGAGACTCCAGGAGCTGTCTGCCACAGGCTCGGGGTAGGACCCATGCAACCCAAGGGCCAGTCCTGGGACTATGGTATAGGG GGCGGATGGGAGCACATCAGTGTGAGAGGGAACTCAGCAGAGGCTCCTCGTGCCCCACATCCTCCACCTGCCGGACCCCCACGCAGCCCGCTCCCCCCACGACCTCCGACACAAGTGAACGGGAACGCTGTGGGTGTTTAG